A single window of Entomoplasma ellychniae DNA harbors:
- the cls gene encoding cardiolipin synthase — protein sequence MKKPIVVTSSLICIFLTAFLLYLGLNVGLTFLFKTPITLISVLVSTHILAILWSFVILGNKKRRIETRIRWTIYICLVPFFGIVSYLFFGRPYKYKKNKLYKYKNDKHSNFMDIQNSLENLSDLTKQSPQFKRAFISSLKQQNQNIYKNFKVDFLKNGNDYVQTLLSELKKAKRYILINMFIIEESEFLDRVSEILIKKLKEGVEVYIIYDFLGCYNQFRNTKKKLKLAGAKMLGYSPVHFPFIVWKANYRNHRKDIVIDGFYGFVGGINIGDGYCNIGSKFGYWNDSAYKISGEVVKEIENIFIRDWNFYSKKKIDNLFLKTIFHEKIENNPKEFIQVVANGPNHPRSTHLDVLLSLINSAQKSIWIKTPYFIPPPELLDALCLAANSGLDVRLMIPGKTDKFMILDVSKNRTKKLFESKGKIYSLNNTFLHEKTFIFDDSISFVGTTNLDYRALFSDQQTMVLVKSEELNKKLKNKMEHDFNIAYKYSKVPLKHAKPLKRLIIKIFNAIAPIL from the coding sequence ATGAAAAAACCAATAGTAGTAACATCATCACTAATTTGCATATTCTTAACTGCTTTTTTACTATATTTAGGCTTGAATGTAGGTTTAACATTTCTTTTTAAAACACCCATTACACTTATTTCTGTTTTGGTTTCTACCCACATTTTAGCTATATTGTGAAGTTTTGTGATTTTAGGTAATAAAAAAAGAAGAATTGAAACAAGAATAAGGTGAACAATTTATATATGTCTTGTGCCCTTTTTTGGTATTGTTTCATATTTATTTTTTGGTAGACCTTACAAATATAAAAAAAATAAACTTTACAAATACAAAAATGATAAGCATTCTAATTTTATGGATATACAAAATTCTCTTGAAAATTTATCTGATTTAACTAAACAAAGCCCTCAATTTAAAAGAGCATTTATATCATCGCTTAAGCAACAAAATCAAAATATTTACAAAAATTTTAAAGTTGATTTTTTAAAAAATGGAAATGATTATGTTCAAACTTTATTATCTGAACTTAAAAAGGCTAAAAGATATATATTGATAAATATGTTTATAATCGAAGAAAGCGAATTTTTGGATCGTGTTTCAGAGATACTGATTAAAAAACTTAAAGAGGGTGTTGAAGTTTATATTATTTATGATTTCTTAGGATGTTATAATCAATTTAGAAATACAAAGAAAAAACTTAAATTAGCTGGAGCAAAAATGTTGGGATATTCACCTGTGCATTTCCCTTTTATTGTTTGAAAAGCAAATTATAGAAATCACAGAAAAGACATTGTCATTGATGGTTTTTATGGTTTTGTTGGTGGAATTAACATTGGAGATGGTTATTGTAATATAGGATCTAAATTTGGATACTGAAACGATTCAGCTTACAAAATTAGTGGAGAAGTAGTTAAAGAAATAGAAAATATATTTATTCGTGACTGAAATTTTTACAGCAAAAAGAAAATTGACAATCTTTTTTTAAAAACAATTTTTCATGAAAAAATTGAAAATAATCCAAAAGAATTTATTCAAGTTGTTGCTAATGGACCAAATCACCCTCGATCTACTCATTTAGATGTTTTGCTTTCATTGATAAATTCAGCTCAAAAATCTATATGAATAAAAACACCATATTTTATTCCACCCCCAGAATTATTAGATGCACTTTGTTTAGCTGCTAATTCTGGTTTGGATGTTAGGTTAATGATTCCTGGAAAGACTGATAAGTTTATGATTTTAGATGTATCTAAAAATAGAACTAAAAAATTGTTTGAGAGTAAAGGTAAAATTTATTCTTTAAATAATACTTTTCTACATGAAAAAACTTTTATTTTTGATGATTCAATTAGTTTTGTTGGAACTACAAATTTAGATTATAGAGCACTTTTTTCAGATCAACAAACAATGGTTTTAGTTAAATCAGAAGAGCTAAATAAAAAATTAAAAAATAAAATGGAACATGATTTTAATATCGCATACAAATACTCTAAGGTGCCATTAAAACATGCCAAACCACTTAAAAGATTAATTATTAAAATTTTTAATGCGATAGCACCAATTCTTTAA